Sequence from the Candidatus Cloacimonadota bacterium genome:
TATACAAAGTTTGTATTCCCCTCTAATATAGATAAAACCTTTGGTTGCTCCGATTGCGTAACCGGCAATAAGCATTCCCTCAATTAGCTTATGAGGGTCCCCTTCCATGATAAGACGGTCTTTAAAAGTTCCCGGTTCTCCTTCGTCAGCATTAACCAAGAGGAATTTTTCTTTTACTTTTAAAGGTGCTGTAAAGCTCCATTTCAGACCAGTTGGGAAACCAGCGCCTCCACGTCCTCTTAAACCCGATTTTTTCACTTCATTAACAATGTCATCCGGTTTCATTTTGAGAAGGGCTTTCAACCAGGCTTCGTAACCATCATACCCAATATATTCTTCTATACTCTCCGGGTTAATGATACCGGAATGCTCTAAAACAACGCGTTTCTGATAGTTAAGATCTACTTGTTGGGATTGAACCTCCCCAAAAATTAACCGCTTGACTTGCCTACCCTTCAATAGATGCTCACTTACGATTTCAGGGATATCATTCAGAGTAACATTTCGGTAAACAATATTGTCAGGGAGTATAAGTATACAGACTTCCTGAGTAAAATATCCCAGAGAACCGGTAGGTAGAACAGCAACTTCATCCTGAAGATTGTTTTTCTTTAATTCTTGAGCAAGATGTCTTTCGATTTCTTTAGCACCAGCACGAATAGATATCTCATCCATACTGACTAAAATATGCGTTCTATAGTATTTCATACATCATTCCTATAATAAGATTCCTTGTTTGACTTTTTATAATAAATCTTCAGCAGATAAGAATTCTTGTTCCTCTGCTGCAATTACATCAGAATTTATTCCGGGTATTTTACTTATAGCATTGACTGGACATACTTCCATGCAAGTTCCACATTTTACACAGTCTAACTGATGAATAACATATTTATCTTCTCGGCTGCCAGTTATACACTGAACAGGGCATTTTTTAGCACAGAGAGAACAGCCAATACATTTATCAGTATCAATCAGATAATGGAAGAGTTTTAAACAAACACATGCCGGACAGCTCTTTTCCGTTATATGAGTTTCGTATTCTCTTTTGAAAAACCGTAAAGTACTCAACACCGGATTAGGGGCAGATTGACCGAGACCACAGAGTGAAAGCTTTTTAATCATCGAACCAAGCTCTTCCAGTCTTATTAAATCTCTTTCTTCTCCTCTCCCATCAGAGATCTTTTGCAGTATTTGATGCATCTCTTTTAGACCGACCCTGCAAGGGACACATTTGCCGCAGGATTCTTCAACAGAGAACTCTAAGAAAAATTTAGCTATATTGACCATACAATTGGAGTCATCCATTACGATAACTCCACCGGAACCCATCATCGAACCTTTCTCTTTTAAAGATTCATAATCAATCTGGACTTCCAAATGGTCTGCTGTTAGGCATCCCCCTGAAGGCCCACCTAATTGTACGGCTTTGAATTTTTTCCCGTCAATTATTCCACCACCAACATCAAAGATCAGTTCCTTTAATGTTATACCCATCGGAACTTCAATCAAACCAGTATTTTTAACATCACCGGTTAGAGCGAATACTTTCGTTCCTTTACTGGTAGAAGTGCCAAAACCGGCAAACCAATCCGCACCTTTTTGAATAATCGTAGGTAAATTTGCTAATGTTTCAACATTGTTAACAACTGTTGGTTTACCCCATAATCCATATTCAGAGGGATAGGGTGGTTTGGGATTCGGTTCACCTCTTAAACCTTCAATTGAAGCTATTAAAGCTGTCTCTTCACCGCAAACAAAAGCTCCAGCACCACTTCTGACTTCAATATCAAATGAGAAATCACTATCAAAGATATTTTCACCTAATAGACCGAATTCACGAGCTTGTTCAATAGCGAGATTAATTCTTCTGATAGCTAAAGGATATTCGGCTCTAATATAGAAAAATCCCCTTTCTGCACCAATTGCATAGGCAGCTATCATCATCCCTTCAAGGATGCGATGAGGATCACCCTCTAATAGGGAACGATCCATAAAAGCACCAGGATCTCCTTCGTCTCCATTACAAATTATATATTTCGGAGTTAGAGGATTTTTGCGGGTAAGCTGCCATTTCAAAGCAGTTGAAAAACCTCCTCCTCCACGACCTCTTAAACCTGATTTATCAATCTCTTCAATTGTCTTCTCAGGAGTCATTTCTGTTAATAACTTCCCTAATGATTCATAACCACCGAGAGCAATATATTCTTCAATACTTTCAGGGTTAAGATATCCGCAATTCTCTAAAGCGACTTTGATCTGTTTCTTAAAAAAAGGTATATCCTGAAGGTTAACGGCGAGTTTTTCCTCTGAATCTTGAACCATTAAGCGTTTAACTGGCCTGCCTTTCAGAAAATGCTCTTCAACTATTTCATCTACATCGTTTTCAGTGATTTTGCGGTAGAAAATACCTTCCGGGTAGATCATCATTAAAGGACCATAATCACAGGGACCCATACATCCGGTCTCAATGATATTGGTCTCACTTAGTAGATCATGTTTTCTCAATGCTTCGATCAATCTCTTTTTTATCTTATCTGCTCCGGCAGATACACAACCGGAACCAAAACAGATCAGGACATCAATTCTTTTTAAAATCATATGTAATACCTCTTGATATCCATAATTTGTTGGTTAGACTGTAACATCAAATTTCCTCTTTATATATGTTATTTATTCCTTCTGTTAGATAATCTCTTATAAAACCAGTTACTTCAGGGTTGTTGATTGGAAATCCATCCAGTTCTTGTTTAATATCCTTAGTATCGAAAATGAAATTAGACTTTTCTCCATCACTTGAGATTTTGATCATCTCTACTATGAACTCAATATCGGGATGCCCTAAAAGACTTGTTAATATGGTATCTGGTATGCTACCTAAAGGCATTCTGTCAATATGGTCAAGTCTGAATTCAGCAACAATTTCTGTACCTTTGTTTTTTGCACTAATAATATTAAATGATCCATCACAATGCTCAGCGTTTTGTTTGAACAAGGGAATCCCCAAACCTACCTTTTTTACCCTATTCTCTTTAGTAGTAAAAAAAGGGTTTTGAGAATTCATTAAAATATCTTCACTCATACCATGTCCATTATCAGTAACCATTATCTTTAAACGATTATCTCTCTTATTGATCTCAATACAAACATTAACCACGCTTGCATCAGCCCTAATTGAATTTTCTAATATGTCAAGCAGATGTAACGAGATATCTTGCATTTTCTATTATCATGCTTCAGTTCTATATTTT
This genomic interval carries:
- a CDS encoding NADH-quinone oxidoreductase subunit NuoF, whose product is MILKRIDVLICFGSGCVSAGADKIKKRLIEALRKHDLLSETNIIETGCMGPCDYGPLMMIYPEGIFYRKITENDVDEIVEEHFLKGRPVKRLMVQDSEEKLAVNLQDIPFFKKQIKVALENCGYLNPESIEEYIALGGYESLGKLLTEMTPEKTIEEIDKSGLRGRGGGGFSTALKWQLTRKNPLTPKYIICNGDEGDPGAFMDRSLLEGDPHRILEGMMIAAYAIGAERGFFYIRAEYPLAIRRINLAIEQAREFGLLGENIFDSDFSFDIEVRSGAGAFVCGEETALIASIEGLRGEPNPKPPYPSEYGLWGKPTVVNNVETLANLPTIIQKGADWFAGFGTSTSKGTKVFALTGDVKNTGLIEVPMGITLKELIFDVGGGIIDGKKFKAVQLGGPSGGCLTADHLEVQIDYESLKEKGSMMGSGGVIVMDDSNCMVNIAKFFLEFSVEESCGKCVPCRVGLKEMHQILQKISDGRGEERDLIRLEELGSMIKKLSLCGLGQSAPNPVLSTLRFFKREYETHITEKSCPACVCLKLFHYLIDTDKCIGCSLCAKKCPVQCITGSREDKYVIHQLDCVKCGTCMEVCPVNAISKIPGINSDVIAAEEQEFLSAEDLL
- a CDS encoding ATP-binding protein; protein product: MQDISLHLLDILENSIRADASVVNVCIEINKRDNRLKIMVTDNGHGMSEDILMNSQNPFFTTKENRVKKVGLGIPLFKQNAEHCDGSFNIISAKNKGTEIVAEFRLDHIDRMPLGSIPDTILTSLLGHPDIEFIVEMIKISSDGEKSNFIFDTKDIKQELDGFPINNPEVTGFIRDYLTEGINNIYKEEI